The Nerophis lumbriciformis linkage group LG24, RoL_Nlum_v2.1, whole genome shotgun sequence genome includes a region encoding these proteins:
- the LOC133620542 gene encoding uncharacterized protein, translating into MHDDACAQHNRLRPLGSLHRALQGVAPESHSTGSKSEQNIILIIQGALWRSQWTLCKGGAVGIKMRPLLDRLSQKQSIEMRRETIIRSLILYLGEKEEELFEDCLEDSRSDVSNHILKILVVHGADEDPVDVSILVEGHEILPGCNSTAKACSLLMGLIYALNLAYPLTLRYTFEVFQKLMLELDGFKLPTWRKKTQQPT; encoded by the exons atgcacgacgacgcatgcgcacagcacaacAGGCTCCGGCCGTTAGGATCTCTTCACAGAGCACTGCAAGGTGTAGCGCCAGAAAGTCATTCCACAG gaagcaaatcagaacagaacattattctcataattcag ggtgccctttggaggagccagtggactttgtgcaagggaggtgccgtggggatcaagatgaggccgctcctggacagactgagtcag aaacagagcattgagatgaggcgtgaaaccattatccgcagccttatactgtaccttggcgagaaggaagaggaactttttgaagactgcttg gaggacagccggagtgatgtcagtaaccacatcctcaaaatactcgtcgtccacggtgctgatgaggatccagttgatgtctccatccttgtggaaggccatgagattttgccagggtgcaacagtactgcgaaagcttgctcactgctcatgggactgatttatgccctgaacttggcataccctcttactttgcgctacacttttgaagtcttccaaaaactcatgctggagctggatggattcaaact